The following proteins are co-located in the Camarhynchus parvulus chromosome 19, STF_HiC, whole genome shotgun sequence genome:
- the LOC115911476 gene encoding neuferricin: MWRGAAAALLGLAAACLLRRGFEPRARLLSAAELRRYRGAPGEPGLYLALLGRVFDVERGRKHYGPGGAYSGFAGRDATRAFASGDFSPAGLVDTVSGLSPAELLSIHSWLSFYSDNYEPVGKLVGRFYDENGAPTEALREVEAAIEEALKLQAESDQEQQQFPPCNSEWSSAKGTRFWCSRESGGVPRAWAGVPRRLHRPGSQGTPCVCVRSSGPPWGQPGSSQHRDRGDLDDPRLQQYEGCHPLAEQCVLPTG; this comes from the exons ATGTGGCGGGGCGCGGCCGCGGCGCTGCTGGGCCTGGCCGCCGCCTGCCTCCTGCGCCGCGGGTTCGAGCCCCGCGCCCGCCTGCTCAGCGCCGCCGAGCTGCGCCGATACCGGGGGGCGCCGGGCGAGCCCGGGCTCTACCTCGCCCTGCTGGGACGGGTCTTCGATGTGGAGCGGGGCCGCAAGCACTATGGGCCCGGCGGCGCGTACAGCGGGTTCGCAG GCAGAGATGCCACCCGAGCGTTTGCCAGCGGCGATTTCAGCCCGGCGGGGCTGGTGGACACCGTGTCGGGGCTGTCCCCCGcggagctgctctccatccacAGCTGGCTGAGCTTCTACAGCGACAACTACGAGCCCGTGG GGAAGCTGGTGGGCAGATTCTATGATGAAAATGGGGCACCGACAGAAGCCCTGAGGGAGGTGGAGGCTGCCATTGAGGAAGCTCTCAAACTGCAAGCAGAAAGTgatcaggagcagcagcaattcccaCCCTGCAACTCTGAATGGAGCTCTGCTAAAGGCACTCGGTTCTGGTGCTCCAGAGAGAG CGGGGGCGTGCCCAGAGCCTGGGCCGGGGTCCCGCGGAGGCTGCACCGCCCCGGCTCGCAGGGCACTCCCTGCGTGTGTGTCAGGAGCTCGGGGCCGCCCTGgggccagcctggctcctcccAGCACCGCGACAGAGGCGACCTGGATGACCCTCGGCTGCAGCAGTACGAGGGCTGCCATCCCCTGGCCGAGCAGTGCGTGCTCCCCACgggctga
- the ANKFY1 gene encoding rabankyrin-5, whose amino-acid sequence MAEEEVAKLEKHLMLLRQEYVKLQKKLVDTERRCNLLAVEANQDNASDTFISRLLAIVAELYQQEQYSDLKIKVGDKHIRAHKFVLAARSDTWSLANLASTEELDLSDADPEVTMAMLRWIYTDELELREDDIFLTELMKLANKFQLQLLRERCEKGVMSLVNVRNCIRFYQTAEELSASTLLNYCAEIIASHWDDLRKEDFSSMSAQLLYKMFKSKTEYPLHKAIKVEREDVVFLYLIEMDSQLPGKLNELDHNGDLALDLALAQRLESIATTLVNYKADVDRADKRGWSLLHKAIQRGDKFAANFLIKNGACVNAATLGDQETPLHLVASYSPKKHSPDVMAEMAQIAQSLLQAGANPNMQDNKGRTPLHVSIVVRNEPVFSQLLQCKQLDLELKDHEGSTALWLAVQYITVSSDQSVNPFEDAPVVNGTSFDENSFAARLIQRGSNTDAPDTVTGNCLLQRAAGAGNEAASLFLATHGAKVNHQNKWGETPLHTACRHGLANLTAELLQQGANPNIQTAEAVPGQKDAPAPPSAENVHLQTPLHMAIAYNHPDVVSVILEQKANALHATNNLQIIPDFSLKDSRDQTVLGLALWTGMHTIAAQLLGSGASINDTMSDGQTLLHMAIQRQDSKSALFLLEHQADINVRTQDGQTALQLAIQNQLPLVVDAICTRGADMSVPDEKGNPPLWLALENNLEDIASTLVRHGCDATCWGSGPSGCSQTLLHRAIDENSEQIACFLIRSGCDVNSPRKPGPNGEGEEEAHDGQTPLHLAACWGLEEVIQCLLEFGANVNAQDAEGRTPIHVAISNQHNVIIQLMISHPDIKLNVRDRQGMTPFACAMTYKNNKAAEAILKREPGAAEQVDNKGRNFLHVAVQNSDIESVLFLISVQANVNSRVQDASKLTPLHLAVQAGSEIIVRNLLLAGAQVNELTKHRQTALHLAAQQDLPTICSVLLENGVDFAAVDENGNNALHLAVMHGRLNNIRVLLTECNVDAEAFNIRGQSPMHILGQYGKDNAAAICDLFLECMPEYPLDKPDAEGNTVLLLAYMKGNANLCRAIVRAGARLGVNNNQGVNIFNYQVATKQLLFRLLDMLTKEPPWCDGSNCYECAAKFGVTTRKHHCRHCGRLLCHKCSTKEIPIIKFDLNKPVRVCNICFDVLTLGGVS is encoded by the exons tGATCTGAAGATAAAGGTTGGGGACAAGCACATCCGTGCTCACAAATTTGTCTTGGCGGCGCGCAGCGATACGTGGAGCCTTGCCAACCTTGCCTCAACAGAGGAGCTGGACCTGTCAG ATGCTGACCCAGAGGTAACCATGGCAATGCTGCGGTGGATCTACACAGATGAACTTGAGCTAAGAGAAGATGATATCTTCTTGACAGAGCTCATGAAATTAGCTAATAAatttcagctccagctgcttaGGGAAAG ATGTGAAAAAGGAGTGATGTCACTGGTTAATGTCAGGAACTGCATCCGTTTCTACCAGACTGCTGaggagctcagtgccagcaccctcctCAACTACTGTGCTGAGATCATTGCTAGCCACTGG GATGACTTGCGTAAAGAAGACTTCAGCAGCATGAGTGCTCAGCTGTTGTATAAAATGTTCAAGTCCAAGACAGAATATCCCTTGCACAAGGCCATCAAAGTTGAGAGAGAAGATGTAGTCTTTTTGTATCTTATTGAAATGGATTCTCAG CTTCCTGGGAAGCTCAATGAATTGGATCACAATGGAGATCTTGCTCTGGATCTAGCCCTGGCCCAAAGATTGGAGAGTATTGCAACTACACTGGTCAACTACAAGGCTGATGTAGATAGGGCAGACAAGAGAGGCTGGAGTCTGCTCCATAAAGCCATCCAGAGAG GAGATAAATTTGCTGCAAactttctcattaaaaatggTGCCTGTGTGAATGCTGCTACACTGGGAGACCAGGAGACTCCTCTGCACCTTGTGGCATCCTACAGCCCCAAGAAGCACTCACCAGATGTCATGGCAGAGATGGCACAGATTGCACAGtccctcctgcaggcaggagccaaTCCAAACATGCAAGACAACAAAGGCAG GACCCCCTTGCATGTTTCCATTGTGGTCAGGAATGAGCCTGTGttcagccagctcctgcagtgcaaGCA ACTAGACTTGGAGCTGAAGGATCAtgaaggcagcacagctctgtggctTGCAGTCCAGTATATCACTGTGTCCTCTGATCAGTCTGTGAACCCTTTTGAGGATGCCCCTGTTGTGAATGGAACCTCATTTGATGAGAACAGTTTTGCAGCAAGGTTGATCCAGCGTGGCAGCAATACAGATGCTCCAGACACAGTAACAG GAAACTGCTTGCTTCAGAGAGCAGCTGGTGCAGGAAATGAGGCAGCTTCTCTCTTCCTAGCAACTCATGGAGCAAAAGTCAACCACCAAAACAAATGG GGAGAAACCCCGCTGCACACAGCCTGCAGGCATGGCCTGGCAAACCTGACAGCAGAACTCCTGCAGCAAGGAGCCAATCCCAACATCCAGACAGCAGAAGCAGTGCCTGGGCAGAAGGATGCACCTGCTCCTCCATCAGCAGAAAATGTTCATCTGCAAACTCCCCTTCACATGGCTATTGCTTACAATCACCCAGATGTGGTGTCAGTCATCCTAGAACAAAAAG CTAATGCTCTTCATGCTACCAACAACTTGCAAATCATTCCTGACTTTAGTCTGAAGGACTCGAGAGACCAGACTGTGCTGGGATTGGCTCTTTGGACAG GCATGCACACAAtagcagctcagctgctgggatcTGGGGCCTCCATCAATGACACCATGTCAGACGGACAGACGCTCCTGCACATGGCAATCCAGAGACAGGACAGTAAGAGTGCCCTCTTCCTGCTGGAACACCAGGCAGATATAAATGTCAG gacccaggatggacagacagccctgcagctggccaTCCAAAACCAGCTCCCACTCGTGGTGGATGCCATTTGTACCAGGGGAGCAGACATGTCTGTGCCTGATGAGAAAGGAAATCCTCCCTTGTGGCTTGCCTTGGAAAACAACCTGGAAGACATTGCATCAACTCTG GTCAGGCATGGCTGTGATGCAACGTGTTGGGGGTCAGGACCAAGTGGCTGCTCACAAACCCTTCTGCACAGAGCTATTGATGAGAACAGTGAACAGATTGCTTGTTTCCTGATCCGCAG TGGGTGTGATGTGAATAGTCCCAGAAAGCCAGGACCaaatggagaaggagaagaggaagccCATGATGGACAGACCCCCCTACACTTGGCAGCCTGCTGGGGACTAGAGGAGGTGATCCAGTGCCTTCTGGAGTTTGGTGCCAATGTCAATGCTCAG GATGCAGAAGGAAGAACTCCAATCCATGTTGCCATTAGCAACCAACATAATGTTATCATTCAGCTGATGATTTCACATCCAGATATTAAGCTCAATGTACGTGACAGGCAAGGAATGACTCCCTTTGCTTGTGCCATGACATATAAAAACAATAAAGCAGCTGAAGCAATTTTGAAGAGGgaaccaggagctgcagaacag GTTGATAACAAGGGTCGGAATTTCCTGCACGTGGCCGTCCAGAACTCAGACATTGAGAGCGTGCTGTTCCTGATCAGCGTGCAGGCCAACGTCAACTCGCGCGTGCAGGACGCCTCCAAGCTGACCCCGCTGCACCTGGCAGTGCAGGCTGGCTCCGAGATCATCGTGAGAAACCTG CTGCTTGCAGGTGCCCAGGTGAATGAACTGACCAAGCACCGTCAGACTGCTCTTCACTTAGCAgcccagcaggacctgcccaCCATTTGTTCAGTCCTTCTGGAGAATGGAGTAGACTTTGCAGCTGTagatgaaaatggaaataatg CTCTGCATCTGGCAGTGATGCACGGCCGGCTGAACAACATCCGGGTCCTCCTCACAGAGTGCAATGTAGATGCAGAAGCCTTTAACATCAG AGGCCAGTCACCAATGCATATTTTGGGACAATATGGGAAAGATAATGCAGCAGCCATCTGTGACCTCTTCTTGGAGTGTATGCCAGAATACCCTCTAGACAAACCTGATGCTGAAGGAAACACAG ttctccTCTTGGCTTACATGAAGGGAAATGCTAACTTGTGTCGTGCAATAGTGAGAGCTGGGGCTCGCCTGGGAGTTAACAATAACCAAGGAGTCAATATCTTCAACTATCAAGTTGCTACAAAGCAGCTTCTCTTTAGATTGCTGG ATATGCTGACAAAAGAACCTCCCTGGTGTGATGGTTCCAACTGCTATGAATGTGCTGCCAAATTTGGAGTCACGACAAGAAAGCATCACTG CCGACACTGTGGACGCCTGCTCTGCCATAAGTGCTCAACAAAGGAGATTCCTATCATAAAATTTGATCTGAACAAGCCAGTTCGAGTTTGCAACATCTGCTTTGATGTCCTGACTCTGGGAGGAGTCTCCTAG